The following DNA comes from Candidatus Neomarinimicrobiota bacterium.
AAACCAGAAGAAAACTGCCCAGAGGATACCATGTTTTGCAATCCCTTGTGTGGTGGTTGCATAAACCCTTTGATGGAAGCCTGGATCCACCAGAGTCCAGGAGCCAATAAAAAACCAAACCAGTATATATCCAAAGCTCTTACCACCTGTGAGGGATGTATGTGACTCTGGTAGGGATTGCCAGAGTTCAATGGGGTTCATATACCTTCCACCTAACACAATCAGAATAACCGCAAACCCTGCAAACATGAGCATAAATTGCAGCTTGTCAGTTTTAATTACTGAGGTCAAACCACCATTGAGTATATAAAACAGAGAAAATACGGCGCCCGCTATTATGGCAATAACCAGATTCATGCCCAGAAAAAAGTTCAGTATCAATCCCAGAGTCAATATGTAAGGAGCCGGACTAGCAAGCAACAAGACCCAGACTGAAGCAAGCCTTCCCGCATTTTTGCCATAGTCCGAAACCAAAATTTCGGGAAGTGAGTTTACTTCAAGGGATCGTGCTCTTTTGGCAACGAGCAGGGCAAAGGCAATTCCAAAAACATAATAGGGGAGTCCAAATATGACCCAATTGGATATACCGTAGGTCGTACTGTACTCGCTGACACCTAGAATCCCACCGTACCAGGTTGACACCAATGTCATCACGAAGGCAGGCAGGGTCAGTTTCCGACCCATGACCATGTAATTACTGGTTGAATCAGTCCGAGTCTTGTATAATCCGACAAATAATACTGCGGCGAAGTAGACCGAGATTATACCAATATCAACTAAATGTATATTCATAAGTATATCTCGTTAACTATTGATACACAGTGATATAGGCATATCCTGAACGTATTCTGAATGTGGGGTCATCCTTAATCGTTACATTACTTTGACTAATAAAGCTGTCAGAATGATCGCACTCCTCAATTTCCCACTTGAGACCCTCTGAATGCAACCCTGAAAAATCAGCAATGGGCAAAATGCTCAAAGTAGAGCCCTTCTTGACCGGCAGGTCGAAATTAGATTGTGGGGTAATTCTCTCAATTATTTCCAGCGAGAAATCTGTGCTGTATGAAATTTCGTTTTTGAAAATGATCCTCACCGAATTATCAATTGA
Coding sequences within:
- a CDS encoding sodium:solute symporter family protein is translated as MNIHLVDIGIISVYFAAVLFVGLYKTRTDSTSNYMVMGRKLTLPAFVMTLVSTWYGGILGVSEYSTTYGISNWVIFGLPYYVFGIAFALLVAKRARSLEVNSLPEILVSDYGKNAGRLASVWVLLLASPAPYILTLGLILNFFLGMNLVIAIIAGAVFSLFYILNGGLTSVIKTDKLQFMLMFAGFAVILIVLGGRYMNPIELWQSLPESHTSLTGGKSFGYILVWFFIGSWTLVDPGFHQRVYATTTQGIAKHGILWAVFFWFLFDLMTTLTGLYAFSYLPSNTVPSQAFLVLANSVLPVGLKGMFYVGILATVMSTLDSNTLVSGITLGKDIFSGYPAFKKHSTNALIKASMVIVLLMGIITAIWMPSVIDLWYTFSSISIPALLVPTLLSIFKQPLSSRAALLNLTLPPLVSFLWFLFGKIDEWNYFWGLEPFYPGIFCSLVILILFKNSHKETTQ